A portion of the Ricinus communis isolate WT05 ecotype wild-type chromosome 10, ASM1957865v1, whole genome shotgun sequence genome contains these proteins:
- the LOC8263558 gene encoding ribosome biogenesis protein NSA2 homolog — protein MPQGDYIELHRKRHGYRLDHFERKRKKEAREVHKRSERAQKTLGIKGKMIAKKNYAEKALMKKTLAMHEESSSRRKVDDDVHEGAVPAYLLDRENTTRAKILSNTVKQKRKEKAGKWEVPLPKVRPVAEDEMFKVIRSGKRRTKQWKRMVTKVTFVGPGFTRKPPKYERFIRPSGLRFTKAHVTHPELKCTFNLEIIGVKKNPNGPMYTSLGVITKGSIIEVNVSELGLVTPAGKVVWGKYAQVTNNPENDGCINAVLLV, from the exons ATG CCGCAAGGAGATTACATAGAGCTGCACAGAAAGAGGCATGGATACCGCCTCGATCACTTTGAGCGCAAACGCAAGAAGGAGGCGCGTGAAGTTCACAAGCGCTCTGAGAGAGCTCAAAAA ACATTGGGTATTAAGGGTAAAATGATTGCCAAGAAAAATTATGCTGAGAAGGCACTCATGAAGAAAAC CTTGGCCATGCATGAGGAATCATCATCTAGGCGCAAGGTGGACGATGATGTTCATGAAGGGGCTGTTCCTGCCTATCTGCTAGATCGTGAAAACACAACACGAGCAAAG ATTTTGAGCAACACTGTGAAGcaaaagaggaaagaaaaggctgGGAAATGGGAGGTCCCTCTACCCAAG GTTAGGCCTGTTGCGGAAGATGAAATGTTTAAAGTGATTAGATCTGGCAAGCGAAGAA CCAAGCAATGGAAGAGGATGGTCACCAAAGTCACATTTGTGGGACCAGGTTTTACAAGGAAACCGCCCAAGTATGAGCGTTTTATCCGTCCTTCAGGATTGCGTTTTACAAAGGCCCATGTGACACACCCTGAACTCAAGTGCACCTTCAACCTTGAGATCATTGGAGTGAAGAAAAATCCCAATGGTCCAATGTATACATCTCTTGGTGTTATAACCAAAGGAAGTATCATTGAG GTGAATGTCAGTGAATTAGGCCTAGTTACACCAGCTGGCAAAGTTGTATGGG GGAAATATGCTCAAGTAACAAATAATCCAGAGAATGATGGCTGTATAAATGCAGTTCTTTTGGTCTAG
- the LOC8263555 gene encoding protein LEAD-SENSITIVE 1, whose amino-acid sequence MGLLSNRISRESLKPGDHIYSWRAAYVYAHHGIYIGDDKVIHFTRRGQEVGTGTVLDFLLVSSGPAKSHVPCPECTMQEGGHGVVLSCLNCFLAGGVLYRFEYDVNPALFLAKARGGTCTLAVSDRNDVVVHRAKYLLENGFGCYNLFKNNCEDFAIYCKTGLLVVDQGTMGQSGQAASIIGGPLAAVLSTPLRLITTNVYGMALTAVGVYCVSRYATDIGMRKDVVKVSVENLTRRLASSLQVVEAQTLAAPMVT is encoded by the exons ATGGGGCTGCTCTCTAATAG GATTAGCAGGGAGAGCTTGAAACCAGGGGATCATATATACTCATGGAGGGCTGCGTATGTATATGCACATCACg GAATCTATATTGGGGATGATAAAGTAATTCATTTTACTAGACGTGGCCAAGAAGTGGGAACAGGGACAGTGTTGGATTTCCTCTTGGTTAGCTCAGGACCAGCCAAATCTCATGTGCCTTGCCCTGAATGCACCATGCAGGAAGGGGGACATGGGGTTGTCCTGTCATGCCTGAACTGCTTCCTTGCTGGGGGCGTCTTGTATCGTTTCGAGTATGATGTCAACCCTGCTCTCTTTCTTGCAAAAGCACGTGGTGGAACTTGTACACTTGCAGTTTCAGACCGAAATGATGTTGTTGTCCATCGAGCAAAATACCTGCTTGAGAATGGCTTTGGATGTTACAACTTGTTCAAGAACAATTGTGAAGACTTTGCCATTTATTGCAAAACTGGACTACTCGTTGTGGATCAAGGGACAATGGGACAGAGTGGCCAAGCTGCATCCATTATAGGGGGTCCTCTTGCAGCTGTTCTATCTACACCATTGCGCCTTATAACGACCAATGTTTATGGAATGGCGTTAACAGCTGTAGGAGTCTATTGTGTTAGCAGATATGCTACTGATATTGGCATGAGGAAGGATGTGGTGAAGGTCTCAGTGGAGAATCTGACTAGAAGACTGGCCAGTTCACTTCAGGTGGTCGAAGCTCAAACTTTAGCTGCACCAATGGTCACTTGA